The Telopea speciosissima isolate NSW1024214 ecotype Mountain lineage chromosome 11, Tspe_v1, whole genome shotgun sequence genome includes the window attaatttaattatcttGTGAAATACAATTTTCTTATTATAAGGTCTCTTTAATTAAAAAGCTTATCAATGAAATCTTTCTATTGAGGGTGGTTGGATTCACATGTGTATGTTTGCTATATAtatctttgtttatttttaactattttaagtTGGAAATTCTGACTGAACGGATTGTCCTTTTTTGTTAATccgtttcttttttcttttatttttatttttcttggggTTTGGAGCCCTCTATgacttattttttataaaatgagCCCTCTATGATgaattcagatcgtctacggcctgctgCCTGTAGCAGCCATAGCAGTGCCCTAATGAGGTGcggcacaatgaccgccttactccTGCTCTGGCAAGGCGCtcaggtaggggtaaggcggtcattgcaccgtGCCTCATTAGGGcgctgctatggctgctacgggcaggcaggccgtagacgatcatGATCCCTCTATGACACACCATTTTGATAACCTTCTCACAAATCTTTAGAGACATGAAGAattaagggaataaaaaaagggagaatattctctgtgccgcagtgcaatCTTCGtctaggcacatgggcagcctatgCAGGGAAACAAGATGGTCAttacgcccacccccatgtgtttcgGCGCAGggtgcactgcggcacagagaacagcgccccaaaGGTTTTTTAAACTGTTGGAATAGAATACACTAGCATTTCTGTGTCTAACTCTATGTTTTAAACATAGAATGCCCTCTTTGTCCTTCCGTGTATGATACTAGTTTATTGCATCTCATTGATGTGTTTCTCTTTAACATTTGCTCTTcaatttaaattgaaattacatATCGTAATGGGTTTAGGatgattatttttatttttttaatatttaatatgGTTTGATTCCATTTTGGCTGGCGGACAGAAACAGAATATTTGTATAAATTATCTACAACGATATTATACATTAGAGATTTTCTTATCATTtaaggtgttaaataatttatattattatttttttatcatttactATGATTTGATTCCATTTTGACGGACTGACAGAAACAGAATATTTGTATAAATTATATACAAAGATATTATTTATTAGAGAGATTTTATTATCACTTTaggtgttaaataatttatgACAAAGTTTTCCTCGACCCATAAGACTGTTCCCCCATcatcctaaggttcacaaacctctcctagagttttagtatgttccaaaataccctcttgatactCACTCCTGTCCCTTGATGAATGGAATTTCATTCATCGTGTAGGTGGAGGATTTGGCACTTGTCTAGTCGTGATGGGAGCTGCACAAGTGCAGCACAAAAACCACCCCAAATTTAGGgggagggtggtcatttcaaatGTGAGGCCCTGGTGGACCTACCTGTCAAATGACTACTTTACCCCTATTTTTTGCTTCCGTTTAATGGTGCTGCACCCTGTGCAGCTTCGCCACGGTTGCATGAGATCTTTTTCCataggtggagggaaactcgatccaataAATTATaacattatttttgttttttttgtctttttataagaatttgttttgttttttaaagaGGCTCCCCTTCTGTCATTACATATTAGAAGATTTTGAATCTTGACGTATTACGCTTCAGTCACTGGCTCTGGCAAAAGCATATCTCATTGGGAATGGAAAAAATTCTtagagtttattttttttattttatttttttgggtgaaagagTTCTTGGAAAAGGGCCGAAAAGGttcttctcatcaaaaaaatCTCTCTTGTGGTTAAACATGAGATTCAGGTAGGTTGGTTTGAGAAATCAGAATTGGATCAATCAGATCGGTTGATTTGGATCAGTATTGGCTGAGAGTGGAGAATgatattaatttttaattgaTCTCGTATCATTGGATCATTATAGACAGAAGTAAAAGAAATTGATCCGACTCGATATCGATCGAGATagataccaattactaaaaccttgATCCAACACAAACGAtcaattttatttcattaatttgTAAACAATGAGAATGTAAGTTTCCGGTTCTCCACAAATCTAAGAGTCCCTAATAAGGGAACCTTCTTTATCCGGCTCTAATAGATGACCACATCAACATTCCATATGGCTCCCAGAACCAGGCCCATGATGGTGGTGCCAATGTTGCTCTAGGCCCAACACATTGTCCATTATGCCACATATGcctttaatgaaaaaaaaaaatcgatccaaatgccaaagaaatagaaaatagattTCTTTCTGGCAAAAGGTTATGTGCATGGTCCTGTCCCTCTTCTCATAATAAAGGGGTCGAAAAGATAATTTTCACCAATCAagagaatggatcatttgcacataccaacaggtgaacataTATCTTCAAGCCAATCATATTATAATTCTGTTTCCATagaaacccctcctccccttgtaaatggcaaaaatgggacatgtggttggctctcacatgaacgttcacctattggtacatgcagaggaaccgaactcccAATCAACGCACCTTAATCTTCACCCCTCTCATGCGTCCGTGGATGAAAACTTTCCCTCCTCGTTTTTAGGAAAAAGATCCAtgatccaaattggtatcgGCATCAGTTAATCTCGAtatcgattactaaaaccctgttCCCAAATGCCTATTAGTGCGACGTCCTACATTGATGTCATGGGAATTCttaaccttttttgtttttgtaaggGATATTCTAAGTTTGTAacagttttcctttttcttttttcaatgaaTTAAAAAGATTGGAATGTAATGCCATCTCGATCtgtaggtgtatttagaacttgacaccttttaattgTCCCCTTGTCTTTTCCCCAAATGGATTGCATTTGAATTCTTCATTTCAATCTATCATAAACTTGTTCAACTTCTTACCAAGGCAAAAGAATTTCCTaactatataatataatataactAAAATTTATGGTGTATTACTTACTCTATTTATAGTTAGTGAATTATTGTTTCTTTGTGGTTCCAAAATGTTGCAGATGATATATGAAACCATGAAAGCTAAGGTTGAGAGTGCAATGGATAGAGGGCGTGTTCCGAATGAATACATTGCCAGTGTACCCGAGCGTGACGCCTTCGACAAATGGACGGCTGGATTTACCCGTCATGATCATCCAACGGTGATTCAGGTTCGTCTTAGAGGGATCCTATGTTGTGGGGTCAGTGGTAAATGGAAGCTTAATTATTAGGTTCAAATGTAGGTTTTGATggagaatggaagagaaaagGACATCACGGGCCATGAAATGCCAAACCTTGTTTATGTTTCTAGACAGAAGAGCAAGGCCTCTCCACACCATTTTAAAGCTGGTGCCCTAAATGCCCTTGTAAGCAACTTTTTATGGATATCCTTTTTATCTTCATAATCAAAATTTGTAGGACATCAGGATTGGTTCGGGTCGGTTGGGATAGCTCTACCCAGACCAAACCCGAATCAGAACCTTGGCATGAAAGGAAATATTTATAATTCATTATTTTAGGGTcagtgttctctgtgggggagcataGCACTATGCGtgcggggccaatgagagcgttcATATTGGGATTATGGAGGGTtggatttttgcctttcttgGGGgccggggtggtcatttcaccctctATATCTGAGTATGGGCAATACGCTCCCCCATGGAGAACTTTCTTCCTTCATTTTAATTGCTAATAACTGTGTGTGTTGAAGCTTCGTGTGTCAGCTGCCATGACAAATGCACCAGTGATTCTAACCTTAGACTGCGATATGTACTCCAATGATCCGAAAACTCCTCTTCGGGTGCTATGCTATCTCTCAGATCCTGCAATCGGGTCGAAACTAGCTTTTGTTCAATTCCCCCAGCTCTTCCATGGGATCAACAAGCATGATATCTACGGTGGTGAAATAAAGCGTTTATTCCAAATTAATCCACAAGGGATGGATGGGCTAGCAGGTCCTAGCTATGTTGGCACAGGATGTTTTTTTCATCGACGGGCTTTTTTTGGACCGCCGTCATCGTTGTTGGTCCCTGAGATCCAAGAATTACACCCAGATCTTGTCGTGAACAAGCCAGTTCAGTCTGAAGAAGCTTTAACATTGGCTCACCATGTGGCAAGTTGCAACTATGAGAATCAAACCAATTGGGGCATGAAGGTAAGGTTATTCGAGTTAGGATCCTCTCCCCGCATGGGTATTTTCCCCTTAAATTTCACACCATCCATGAGATATGGATCTCACAATCTAAAGGTAATGAGTTTGTTCTTCTAAAATGTGCAGATGGGGTTCAGATATGGATCCTTGGTTGAGGACTACTTCACGGGTTATCAGCTTCAATGCGAGGGTTGGAAATCAGTGTTTTGCAATCCTGAAAGAGCAGCCTTCCTTGGGGATGTACCCATCAGCCTCAGTGATGTGCTAGACCAGGTCAAGAGGTGGTCTGTGGGCTTATTAGAGGTGGTCTTCTCCAAGTACAGCACAATTACCTTTGGTATTCCATCGATGGGCTTACTAATGGGCCTTTCCTATGCTCATTATTCATTCTGGCCCATTTGGTCCTTACCGGTCACATTCTATGCCTATGTTCCACAGCTTTCTCTCATCAATGGTGTCTCCATGTTTCCAGAGGTATGTAATGCAAGTGTTTTATACTAAAAacatccccaaaaaaaaattaacaaacttTTTTCACCAATTATAGTTACAACCaaattttcccataattttagACATATTGATCAAGAATTTTATGATAAGAGGATGACAAACCTAATGAACAGGTATCAAACACTTGGTTCTACCTATATatgttccttttctttggagcctATGCACAAGATCTACTAGATTTCTTACTAGAAGGAGGAACAATGCAAAGATGGTGGAACGATCAAAGAATGTGGATGATAAGGGCAATCTCATCTTACCTATTTGGACCCTTTGATTACTTTCTTAAATCAATTGGCATCTCTACATTTGGATTCAATGTGACCAGCAAAGTCATCGACGAAGAACAAAGCAAGCGATATGAGCAAGGTATTTTCGAGTTCGGAGTTGCATCACCCTTGTTTGTACCAGTAACGACAGCTGCCATAATCAACTTGATTTCATTTCTGAAGGGACTAGTAGGAGTTTTCAGATATGGAAACTTAGAGGAAGTATTTGTGCAGTTGTTCATATCTAGTTTTGTGGTGGTAAATTGTTGGCCAATTTACGAAGCTATGGTTTTGAGGAAGGATGGAGGAAAGATGTCTGCAAAGACTACAATGGCATCTGCCTTACTAGCATGGGTTCTCTATGCGATGGCATCTCTTATTTTAAAGCCTTGAAATTAAgcattttgttgtttttcttattgttgggttttttcctctcttcctcttctaggCATGGCCTATAGTGCCAATCAGTATCAATCTTGTAACGTTCCAATACATATTGGTTTTCAGTCTTACTAATACACGATTTGTAGGGAcacaaaatatttataaaaattacattaattATCATGCAAATTTTGGCTAGTAATCGAAAGATGTTTCAGAGCTAAATTCGTATGCTGAAGGGATGTACGCAGCCTCCATAGTTTTGTGCATGATTTCATGATattagtttcttattttttttattttttttttatattattttgtttcctagtttatatttaggttttcttttccttggtaATTCAACCTTCTTATATAAGAGTCGTTTGGACGAAATAAACTTATCTTGAAGTTTTAGACCAAATCAGTTTGTTTACTCTTCTTCTTAgtcagaattagggttttcatTACATTGAGGATTCGAGGGTCGTGAGTGCTAGAATGAGATCTAGCCCCCATATTTCCTACTGTGTCAGGGGTGGCAACAAGACTCATAGGAAGGACCATTCCGCAAATTGCTAAAAACAAGGAGAGCCTTAGGAAGCTCAACGAGGCCAACCATCAAGAGGTTGGTGGGTGGGAGAATGGGAAGGAAGCCCCCAAAGAAATGAAAGCAATAATCATTTTAGGGGAGGGGGTATTTGGCAATCTGAGAGGACCTTGTCGAAGTTCGTGGGCCAAGGACTGGATCTCAGGTTTCATTGGATGTGAAGCACTACTTTGAATTAACCACAGATCAAGGTTTTGGGTACCATCTTGGTCCACTATAATTCCTACCATATTAGGAATTGGGAAAAGGTTGGATACACCACCAATGTACTATAAGCTACCCATTGTGt containing:
- the LOC122645678 gene encoding cellulose synthase-like protein G2, which translates into the protein MEAAKFATHWLPFRREQKIEERCPDAYFRSTHRCTETQKMKMIYETMKAKVESAMDRGRVPNEYIASVPERDAFDKWTAGFTRHDHPTVIQVLMENGREKDITGHEMPNLVYVSRQKSKASPHHFKAGALNALLRVSAAMTNAPVILTLDCDMYSNDPKTPLRVLCYLSDPAIGSKLAFVQFPQLFHGINKHDIYGGEIKRLFQINPQGMDGLAGPSYVGTGCFFHRRAFFGPPSSLLVPEIQELHPDLVVNKPVQSEEALTLAHHVASCNYENQTNWGMKMGFRYGSLVEDYFTGYQLQCEGWKSVFCNPERAAFLGDVPISLSDVLDQVKRWSVGLLEVVFSKYSTITFGIPSMGLLMGLSYAHYSFWPIWSLPVTFYAYVPQLSLINGVSMFPEVSNTWFYLYMFLFFGAYAQDLLDFLLEGGTMQRWWNDQRMWMIRAISSYLFGPFDYFLKSIGISTFGFNVTSKVIDEEQSKRYEQGIFEFGVASPLFVPVTTAAIINLISFLKGLVGVFRYGNLEEVFVQLFISSFVVVNCWPIYEAMVLRKDGGKMSAKTTMASALLAWVLYAMASLILKP